In Macaca fascicularis isolate 582-1 chromosome 15, T2T-MFA8v1.1, one genomic interval encodes:
- the FAM120AOS gene encoding uncharacterized protein FAM120AOS has translation MQFRGRNLCRGAGCNRQAVAGQPLPSTWSLHAHDLVKEAPILPVKKISRSCSVNNKVSRKTTKPPTLRSFLSPV, from the exons ATGCAGTTCCGCGGCAG AAACCTCTGTAGAGGAGCAGGATGCAACCGACAGGCTGTGGCCGGACAGCCCCTTCCCAGCACATGGAGCCTGCACGCGCACGATTTGGTCAAAGAAGCCCCCATACTCCCGGTGAAAAAG atttccagAAGCTGTTCTGTCAATAACAAAGTCTCGAGGAAAACCACAAAACCACCAACACTAAGATCATTCTTGAGTCCAGTTTGA